The Pseudomonas eucalypticola genome has a window encoding:
- a CDS encoding peptide ABC transporter ATP-binding protein codes for MAVVLTARDLTRHYEVSRGLFKGHALVRALNGVSFELEAGKTLAVVGESGCGKSTLARALTLIEEPTAGSLKIAGQEVHGATKAERKQLRKDVQMVFQSPYASLNPRQKIGDQLGEPLLINTDLSKAERREKVQAMMQQVGLRPEHYQRYPHMFSGGQRQRIALARAMMLQPKVLVADEPTSALDVSIQAQVLNLFMDLQKEFNTAYVFISHNLAVVRHVADDVLVMYLGRPAEMGPKEDIYKRPLHPYTQALLSATPTIRPDPAKPKIKIVGELPNPLNPPSGCAFHKRCPHATERCASEVPELRQVDTRQVACHYAEQFLN; via the coding sequence ATGGCCGTCGTACTCACTGCCCGCGACCTCACCCGTCACTATGAGGTCTCCCGTGGCCTGTTCAAGGGCCACGCCCTGGTGCGCGCCCTCAACGGCGTATCGTTCGAACTCGAAGCCGGCAAGACCCTGGCCGTGGTCGGCGAGTCCGGGTGTGGCAAGTCCACCCTGGCCCGGGCGCTTACCCTGATCGAAGAGCCCACTGCCGGTTCGCTGAAAATAGCCGGCCAGGAAGTGCACGGCGCTACCAAGGCCGAGCGCAAGCAACTGCGCAAGGACGTGCAGATGGTCTTCCAGAGCCCCTATGCCTCGCTCAACCCGCGGCAGAAGATCGGTGACCAACTGGGTGAACCGCTGCTGATCAACACCGACCTGAGCAAGGCCGAGCGCCGCGAAAAGGTCCAGGCGATGATGCAACAGGTGGGCCTGCGCCCCGAGCACTACCAGCGCTACCCACACATGTTCTCCGGCGGCCAGCGCCAGCGCATCGCCCTGGCCCGTGCCATGATGCTGCAGCCCAAGGTGCTGGTGGCCGACGAACCGACCTCGGCACTGGACGTCTCCATCCAGGCCCAGGTACTGAACCTGTTCATGGACCTGCAGAAGGAGTTCAACACCGCCTACGTGTTCATCTCCCACAACCTGGCGGTGGTACGCCACGTGGCTGATGACGTGCTGGTGATGTACCTCGGCCGCCCGGCGGAAATGGGTCCCAAAGAAGACATCTACAAACGCCCGCTGCACCCTTACACCCAGGCGTTGTTGTCGGCCACCCCGACTATCCGGCCGGACCCGGCCAAGCCGAAGATCAAGATCGTCGGCGAACTGCCCAACCCGCTCAACCCACCGTCGGGCTGCGCCTTCCATAAACGCTGCCCGCATGCCACCGAGCGTTGCGCCAGCGAAGTGCCCGAGCTGCGCCAGGTAGATACCCGTCAGGTGGCGTG